A window of the Henckelia pumila isolate YLH828 chromosome 3, ASM3356847v2, whole genome shotgun sequence genome harbors these coding sequences:
- the LOC140891346 gene encoding probable aspartic proteinase GIP2 — MGSLHYSFLVFLAILVSSANAQNGLHLPVRKDPKTLQHYTTFQMGSNRADINTVIDLGAEHLWFACDDYTSNSYSPIPCWSSKCELAKGSGCIVECHRSDPRPGCTNNTCGSSNFNPFEEFLSGEGYYEDTLYTKDNVQVPQFIFSCASNDFLQGLASGTVGMLGLARTQISLHKQVTGKLNLADKFSLCLPSSGLGKLSIGDVSSSSKSDISSFLKSTALIINPNSTSPVHGEGDAAVEYFIDVKSIRVNGETLSVKDSYFSFDKNGNGGTKISTIQNYTALHPTIYKPFTRAFVKAASDMKIKSVAAVAPFRACFSSSSISKTSAGPAVPAIDLVLPGNTDAYWRINGANSMVEIDQKTTCLGFVEGEQRPKPATAWPTTSIVIGSHQLEENLLVFDLVSSQLHFTSSLLAHGKSCSRV, encoded by the coding sequence ATGGGTTCTCTCCATTACTCATTTCTTGTCTTTCTCGCCATTCTCGTTTCCTCCGCAAATGCTCAAAATGGCCTACACCTTCCGGTTCGTAAGGACCCGAAAACGCTGCAACACTACACCACCTTCCAAATGGGCAGCAACCGGGCCGATATAAACACTGTCATCGACCTAGGCGCCGAGCACTTGTGGTTCGCGTGCGACGATTACACCTCCAACTCGTATTCCCCAATCCCCTGTTGGTCCAGCAAATGCGAGCTGGCCAAAGGGTCCGGATGCATAGTCGAGTGCCATCGTTCTGACCCACGCCCCGGCTGCACCAACAACACCTGTGGCTCCTCCAATTTCAATCCATTCGAAGAATTCCTCTCCGGAGAAGGATACTATGAGGACACATTGTATACTAAGGATAATGTACAAGTGCCCCAATTCATTTTCTCCTGTGCGAGCAACGATTTCCTGCAAGGCCTGGCGAGTGGCACCGTCGGCATGTTAGGCCTCGCCAGGACCCAAATTTCTTTGCATAAACAAGTGACAGGGAAGCTGAATTTGGCCGACAAGTTCTCTCTTTGCCTCCCCTCGTCGGGATTGGGTAAATTGTCGATAGGGGACGTTTCCTCGTCGAGTAAATCCGACATATCCTCTTTCCTCAAGTCCACGGCTCTGATCATAAACCCCAACAGCACGTCCCCGGTTCACGGGGAGGGTGATGCGGCGGTGGAGTATTTTATCGACGTGAAATCCATCAGGGTCAATGGAGAGACCCTGTCCGTAAAGGATTCTTACTTCTCCTTCGACAAAAACGGAAACGGCGGCACTAAAATCAGCACAATTCAAAACTACACCGCTCTTCACCCGACCATTTACAAGCCATTTACGCGTGCTTTCGTCAAAGCGGCCTCAGACATGAAGATCAAAAGCGTGGCAGCTGTGGCGCCGTTCAGAGCTTGTTTTAGCTCGAGCTCGATTTCTAAGACCTCAGCAGGGCCTGCGGTGCCGGCCATCGACCTTGTTCTGCCTGGAAATACTGATGCATATTGGAGGATCAATGGAGCAAATTCGATGGTTGAAATCGATCAGAAAACAACGTGTCTTGGATTTGTGGAAGGCGAGCAAAGGCCGAAGCCTGCAACGGCGTGGCCGACGACTTCGATCGTCATAGGAAGTCACCAGTTGGAGGAGAATTTGCTGGTGTTTGATTTGGTTTCTTCACAGCTTCACTTCACTTCTTCCCTTCTGGCTCATGGCAAAAGCTGCTCCCGCGTTTAA